The following proteins are co-located in the Vigna unguiculata cultivar IT97K-499-35 chromosome 9, ASM411807v1, whole genome shotgun sequence genome:
- the LOC114162714 gene encoding ergosterol biosynthetic protein 28: MKALGWWLIAVGTLRLASVWFGFFDIWALRLAVFSKTTMTEIHGRTFGTWTLLTCTLCYICAFNLENKPLYLATFLSFIYALGHFLTEYLIYHTMEIKNLTTVGIFAGTSIIWMLLQWNSHSKVHLKHS, translated from the exons ATGAAGGCGTTGGGATGGTGGCTGATAGCGGTGGGCACGCTTCGATTGGCTTCGGTGTGGTTCGGTTTCTTCGACATTTGGGCTCTTCGACTCGCCGTCTTCTCCAAAACCACAA TGACTGAAATTCATGGGCGCACATTTGGAACTTGGACATTGTTGACCTGCACCCTTTGCTATATTTGCGCATTCAACCTTGAAAATAAGCCTCTCTACCTGGCTACTTTCTTGTCATTCATCTATGCATTGGGACATTTCTTGACAGAATACCTAATTTATCACACAATGGAGATTAAGAATCTAACTACTGTTGGCATATTTGCAG GAACATCGATAATATGGATGCTATTGCAGTGGAATTCTCACTCGAAAGTCCACTTGAAACACTCTTAA
- the LOC114163010 gene encoding uncharacterized protein LOC114163010, translating into MDPCPFVRLTVGNLALKIPVASKPARSVVHPSSSPCFCKIKLKSFPLQSAVVPFIPPENNLPDSHVHPIAATFHLSKCDLDKLAGKSIFAGKLCLKISIYTGRRGTTCGVNSGRLLGKVSVPLDLAGTVAKTTVFHNGWIRIGKDAKGSSAQFHLNVKAEPDPRFVFQFDGEPECSPQVFQIQGNISQPVFTCKFSFRNTGDRNHRSRSLQSEPGGSRSWLSSFGSERERLGKERKGWSITVHDLSGSPVAAASMVTPFVASPGSDRVSCSTPGSWLILRPSDGTWKPWGRLEAWRERGGSDGLGYRFELIPDTNGGMSAAGIVLAESTLSSSKGGKFVIDMSCHSGGNNNGGSNGRATPGSATSPACSPKSSGDYGYGLWPYCMYRGFVMSASVEGEGRCSKPKVEVSVPHVNCTEDAAAFVALAAAVDLSVDACRLFSQRLRKELCQQVELVG; encoded by the exons ATGGATCCCTGCCCTTTCGTCAGGCTAACCGTAGGCAACCTCGCCCTCAAAATCCCCGTTGCTTCCAAACCGGCGCGCTCTGTTgtccatccttcttcttcaccctGCTTCTGCAAAATCAAGCTCAAGAGCTTCCCTCTACAGTCCGCTGTTGTTCCCTTCATCCCTCCCGAGAACAACCTCCCCGACTCCCACGTCCACCCCATCGCCGCAACCTTTCACCTCAGCAAGTGTGATCTCGACAAGCTTGCTGGAAAATCTATCTTCGCCGGGAAGCTCTGCCTCAAAATCTCGATCTATACCGGCCGTAGAGGTACTACATGTGGCGTCAACTCTGGGAGACTCTTGGGTAAAGTGTCTGTGCCTTTGGATCTTGCCGGAACAGTAGCGAAGACAACCGTGTTCCACAATGGCTGGATTAGGATAGGGAAAGACGCCAAAGGCTCTTCCGCGCAGTTCCATTTAAATGTAAAAGCCGAACCCGACCCCAGATTCGTCTTTCAGTTCGATGGCGAACCTGAATGCAGCCCCCAAGTTTTCCAGATCCAGGGCAACATCTCACAGCCAGTTTTCACCTGCAAGTTCAGTTTCAGAAACACCGGCGACCGAAATCACCGTTCCAG GTCGTTACAGTCAGAACCGGGAGGTTCTAGAAGCTGGTTGAGCTCATTCGGAAGTGAGCGCGAGCGTCTGGGGAAAGAGCGCAAGGGATGGTCCATTACGGTTCACGACCTTTCCGGTTCGCCGGTTGCGGCAGCTTCCATGGTCACGCCTTTTGTCGCTTCGCCCGGTTCGGACCGGGTCAGCTGCTCCACTCCCGGTTCGTGGCTGATTCTTCGTCCCAGCGACGGTACATGGAAGCCCTGGGGGAGGCTCGAGGCATGGCGCGAGCGTGGCGGCTCCGACGGCCTTGGCTACCGCTTCGAGCTCATACCGGACACCAACGGCGGCATGAGCGCTGCCGGCATAGTGCTTGCAGAGTCCACACTGAGCTCTTCCAAAGGAGGAaagtttgtcattgatatgagTTGTCATAGCGGAGGAAACAACAACGGCGGATCGAACGGCCGCGCCACGCCGGGGAGTGCAACATCGCCGGCATGCAGCCCGAAGAGCAGCGGAGACTATGGATATGGCCTCTGGCCCTACTGTATGTATAGAGGTTTTGTGATGTCAGCGAGCGTGGAGGGCGAGGGGAGGTGCAGCAAGCCTAAGGTGGAGGTTAGCGTGCCACACGTGAACTGCACGGAGGATGCGGCGGCGTTCGTAGCGCTAGCCGCCGCCGTGGATCTGAGCGTTGATGCCTGCAGGCTTTTCTCTCAACGGCTTAGGAAGGAGCTGTGCCAGCAGGTGGAATTGGTTGGGTGA
- the LOC114163699 gene encoding uncharacterized protein LOC114163699, giving the protein MEGNMNMSHVAIPLFDGESYDLWAVRMQTYLDGLDLWDVVEEDDVPLSKNPTAAQMKAHKEKKTKRIKKRKRERRRIMTLKSPKEIWEYLKAEYEGNEKIRGMKVLNLIREFEMQRMKESETIKEYSNKLLDIANKIKLLGKEFPDSRLVEKILVTVPERYEASIASLENTKDLSTITFTEVIHVLQAQEQRRLMRENHEAVECNLNYTEDNALIVKKNRRSKYNNIQVFPSCPHCKRKGHQPNWCWWRPDVKCHKCSQLGHVEKVCKSKDSEKDVQIVENKSDEDKSEEDLLFTTSCVQGKN; this is encoded by the exons ATGGAAGGAAATATGAATATGTCACACGTCGCTATTCCACTCTTTGATGGTGAAAGCTATGATCTATGGGCGGTAAGGATGCAAACATATCTAGATGGGCTAGATCTATGGGACGTTGTGGAGGAAGATGATGTTCCCTTGTCTAAAAATCCCACCGCGGCTCAAATGAAAGcgcataaagaaaagaaaacaaagcgcataaagaaaagaaaacgagaAAGGCGAAG GATCATGACTCTAAAGTCTCCCAAAGAAATCTGGGAATACTTGAAAGCAGAATATGAAGGGAACGAGAAGATTCGAGGCATGAAAGTTTTAAACTTGATAAGGGAATTCGAgatgcaaagaatgaaagagtCAGAGACGATTAAAGAAtactcaaacaaattgttggatattgccaacaagataaaattgttgggaAAAGAGTTTCCAGATTCCAGACTTGTTGAGAAAATTCTGGTGACGGTGCCGGAAAGATATGAGGCATCTATTGCTTCcttagaaaatacaaaagatttGTCTACAATCACCTTTACAGAGGTGATACATGTCTTGCAAGCACAAGAACAACGAAGATTGATGAGAGAAAATCATGAGGCGGTtgaatgtaatttaaattacacaGAAGATAATGCTCTCATAGTCAAGAAAAATAGAAGGAGCAAATACAACAACATACAGGTTTTTCCATCTTGTCCCCATTGCAAGAGAAAAGGTCATCAACCCAATTGGTGTTGGTGGAGGCCAGATGTCAAATGTCACAAATGCAGTCAATTGGGACATGTGGAAAAGGTATGCAAATCTAAAGATTCTGAAAAAGATGTTCAAATTGTGGAGAATAAATCAGATGAGGATAAATCAGAGGAAGATCTACTATTTACAACATCATGCGTCCAAGGTAAGAATTGA
- the LOC114163700 gene encoding uncharacterized protein LOC114163700 yields the protein MQTYLPGFVYKLKTSPITDGDDVLQNQQHFRRVFWTFKPCIDGFSFCKPIVQVDGTFLYGRYRVTLLVAVAQDGRNNIFPIAFAIVEGETAEAWFFFLKNLRTHVTPQQNLCLMPDRHNSISAAFNRPSSGWTQGNCVQVFCIRHIAQNFTKRFKNTTLKKDLINMAYALTEPRCNYYYNIIREDNSEAAAWVDQIPREQWCLAYDQGRRWGHLTTNLAEAINYVLKKTRNLPISSIVLATYTRCNTYFTKRGRQITTMLSAGHVYSEYATNFLQDADSKSNTHHVLEFDRNTTRFRVEEMVNPREVRPVGKFVVRLADQPAWTADQPAWAADCGPTRAGYGPARVVAGRCGSGQCGSQAHYPSSPRVIFVGLRVGPTSHTHMATSIENILY from the exons ATGCAAACTTATTTGCCTGGATTTGTATACAAGTTGAAAACCAGTCCAATTACAGACGGGGACGACGTCCTACAAAACCAACAACACTTTCGAAGGGTGTTCTGGACATTCAAACCATGCATTGATGGCTTCTCATTTTGCAAACCAATAGTGCAAGTCGATGGGACCTTCCTTTACGGAAGGTATAGGGTCACCCTTCTAGTAGCTGTTGCACAAGATGGGAGAAATAACATTTTCCCCATCGCATTTGCTATAGTAGAGGGTGAAACCGCTGAAGCTtggttttttttccttaaaaacctAAGGACACACGTTACGCCTCAACAAAATTTATGCTTAATGCCAGACCGCCACAATTCCATCAGTGCAGCATTCAACAGACCGAGTAGTGGCTGGACTCAAGGGAACTGTGTGCAAGTGTTTTGTATTCGACACATtgcacaaaattttacaaaaagattcaagaatacAACTCTAAAAAAGGACCTCATCAACATGG CGTACGCATTGACGGAGCCACGCTGTAACTACTACTACAACATCATTAGAGAAGACAACTCAGAAGCAGCAGCTTGGGTTGACCAAATTCCAAGGGAACAATGGTGTCTTGCATATGATCAAGGAAGAAGGTGGGGTCACCTAACAACAAATTTGGCTGAAGCAATAAATTATGTCTTGAAGAAGACAAGAAATTTACCAATTTCATCCATAGTATTGGCCACGTACACCAGGTGCAACACATACTTTACCAAAAGAGGTAGACAAATAACTACAATGCTCAGTGCTGGTCATGTGTATTCTGAATATGCGACGAACTTCCTACAAGATGCGGACTCCAAGTCCAACACGCACCATGTCCttgaatttgatagaaataCCACAAGATTTAGAGTGGAGGAGATGGTCAATCCCAGAGAGGTTCGTCCGGTAGGAAAATTTGTAGTCAG GCTAGCAGACCAACCTGCATGGACTGCGGACCAACCCGCATGGGCTGCGGACTGCGGACCAACCCGCGCGGGCTACGGACCAGCCCGCGTGGTTGCTGGCCGATGTGGGTCGGGCCAATGCGGGTCTCAAGCTCACTATCCTAGTTCGCCCCGTGTTATTTTTGTTGGTTTGCGGGTTGGTCCAACGAGCCATACCCATATGGCCACCTctattgaaaatatattgtattga